The following proteins come from a genomic window of Gordonia westfalica:
- a CDS encoding ABC transporter permease, with protein MLAGDQVADFARSLQAPGGEALLGTDHSGYDLGVRTAQGLRISLAIAVACAVLATLIGVVVGVGAVTVGGWFDAIVMRLVDGVNALPHLVVGVVIAAMWRGEPIAIVASIALTHWPAVARVVRAELLEATSAGWVETARLAGASRTFIATRHLLPAVSGQVLVAMTVLLPHAVWHETTLSFLGVGLSPDAASLGSLLGQARGDVLTGAWWTLVVPGVALMAAALACAAAASSLRRATLPPGGEVWR; from the coding sequence ATGCTCGCCGGTGACCAGGTCGCCGACTTCGCACGATCGTTGCAGGCGCCCGGCGGCGAGGCGCTCCTGGGCACCGACCACTCGGGTTACGACCTCGGTGTGAGAACCGCTCAGGGGCTGCGGATCTCGTTGGCGATCGCCGTCGCATGTGCGGTTCTCGCCACGTTGATCGGGGTGGTGGTGGGTGTGGGTGCGGTGACCGTGGGCGGTTGGTTCGACGCGATCGTGATGAGGCTGGTCGACGGGGTCAACGCGCTGCCCCATCTCGTCGTCGGAGTGGTCATCGCGGCTATGTGGCGCGGGGAACCCATCGCGATCGTCGCCTCGATCGCGCTCACGCACTGGCCGGCGGTGGCCCGCGTCGTCCGCGCCGAGCTGCTGGAGGCGACGTCGGCCGGATGGGTGGAAACGGCTCGGTTGGCCGGGGCGTCGAGGACGTTCATCGCCACGAGGCACCTGCTCCCGGCGGTGAGCGGGCAGGTACTGGTCGCGATGACCGTCCTGCTCCCGCATGCGGTGTGGCACGAGACGACGCTGTCGTTCCTGGGCGTCGGGCTCTCGCCCGACGCGGCGAGCCTCGGTTCCCTCCTGGGACAAGCGCGGGGAGACGTCCTCACCGGTGCCTGGTGGACGCTCGTCGTACCGGGCGTGGCCCTCATGGCCGCGGCATTGGCGTGTGCCGCCGCCGCCTCGTCGCTGCGGCGGGCCACGCTTCCTCCGGGCGGGGAGGTGTGGCGATGA
- a CDS encoding ATP-binding cassette domain-containing protein: MTAARIDDLTVDVAVRHRWHRGSVRVLDGVALDLPSASMTALIGESGCGKSMVASALCGLLPAGATARGRLTIGDETMIDDELVGRGARWTGLRGRRVGLVPQSVATSFTPVRTVGAQLDEVIATLDGPCDAAELCRAVRLDPSALDLFPHELSGGMAQRAAIAAALAGDPEILVADEPTSALDPDLAAAIWDLLAATARRGAAVLVITHDVETLGGALRDASSASSGRSSGSEGLGVAAGAGVCSGGEGLGVAAGAGVRPGGAGLDRIAVMRAGRIVEDRPAADLAASDDEYVAAFFEPVS; encoded by the coding sequence ATGACCGCCGCGCGGATCGACGACCTGACCGTTGACGTCGCGGTGCGGCACCGATGGCACAGAGGTTCGGTGCGCGTGCTCGACGGTGTGGCCCTCGACCTGCCGTCCGCGTCGATGACCGCGCTGATCGGCGAGTCCGGATGCGGCAAGTCCATGGTTGCGTCCGCGCTGTGCGGTTTGCTTCCCGCCGGCGCAACCGCGCGTGGGCGGCTGACGATCGGCGACGAGACGATGATCGATGATGAGCTGGTCGGACGTGGCGCGCGATGGACGGGTCTCCGTGGTCGCCGCGTCGGCCTGGTGCCGCAATCGGTTGCGACGTCGTTCACGCCCGTGCGCACCGTTGGTGCGCAGCTCGACGAGGTGATAGCGACGCTCGACGGCCCGTGCGATGCCGCCGAGCTGTGCCGGGCGGTCCGTCTCGATCCCTCCGCGCTCGATCTGTTTCCCCACGAGCTGTCTGGCGGCATGGCTCAGCGCGCCGCGATCGCTGCAGCTCTCGCCGGCGATCCGGAGATCCTCGTCGCCGACGAGCCGACCTCCGCCCTGGACCCCGACCTCGCCGCCGCCATCTGGGACCTCCTGGCGGCCACCGCTCGACGCGGTGCCGCGGTGCTGGTGATCACCCATGACGTGGAAACGTTGGGAGGCGCCCTTCGTGACGCGTCCTCCGCAAGCTCCGGACGCTCCTCAGGGAGCGAGGGGTTGGGTGTCGCTGCTGGGGCGGGGGTGTGTTCAGGGGGCGAGGGGTTGGGTGTCGCTGCTGGGGCGGGGGTCCGTCCGGGAGGCGCGGGGCTGGACCGGATCGCGGTCATGCGCGCCGGCCGGATCGTCGAGGATCGCCCAGCCGCCGACCTCGCGGCGTCCGATGACGAGTACGTCGCCGCCTTCTTCGAGCCCGTCTCATGA
- a CDS encoding ABC transporter ATP-binding protein: MTAALLGSGLTARFGDREVFSGLDIAAHAGSITGVVGRSGTGKTTLLRILAGLAEPAAGSVEQRGVDPRPGNIGLLAQHPRVVANPRWTLRRIVAEPAAIVRRNCDVEAVAGRVGLDSALLDRFPSQVSDGQLQRACVGRLLVQAPRFVLCDEPTAMLDPISARAVIGLLQELVDDGAGMVLVSHQRRLVDARCDRVVDLDAW, translated from the coding sequence ATGACGGCGGCTCTGCTCGGAAGCGGCCTGACCGCACGTTTCGGAGACCGCGAGGTGTTCTCCGGCCTCGATATCGCGGCGCACGCGGGATCGATCACCGGCGTCGTCGGACGGTCGGGGACCGGCAAGACGACGCTGCTGCGCATCCTCGCCGGTCTCGCCGAGCCCGCAGCAGGCAGCGTCGAGCAGCGCGGTGTGGACCCACGCCCGGGGAACATCGGGTTACTCGCGCAGCATCCTCGGGTGGTCGCAAACCCACGATGGACGTTACGACGGATCGTTGCCGAACCCGCCGCGATCGTGCGACGGAACTGTGACGTCGAGGCGGTGGCCGGGCGCGTGGGCCTCGACTCTGCTCTGCTCGACCGCTTTCCCTCGCAGGTTTCCGACGGTCAGCTCCAGCGCGCCTGCGTCGGTCGCCTGCTGGTGCAGGCACCCCGGTTCGTGTTGTGCGACGAGCCGACGGCGATGCTCGATCCCATCTCGGCACGGGCGGTGATCGGACTCCTTCAGGAGCTGGTCGACGACGGGGCGGGGATGGTCCTGGTCAGTCACCAGCGCCGGCTCGTCGACGCGCGGTGCGATCGGGTAGTCGATCTAGATGCCTGGTGA
- a CDS encoding R2-like ligand-binding oxidase, with protein sequence MTLIEHKEEGRQDFSSLRQGGLNWDSFPLRLFIKGNARFWDPMAIDFSRDAQDWVELNDEQRRSATYLVSQFIAGEEAVTEDIQPFMRAMATEGRFGDEMYLTQFCFEEAKHTQVFRMWMDSVGLRGDLQAFVAENPFYRRLFYEELPESLHALEHDASPRNQIRASVTYNHVIEGSLALTGYHAWQKVCTRFDIFPGMQKLIRFIGDDERRHMAWGTFTCRRHVAADDSLWATVGERMDELLPLALGMIDWVNQQFDEQPFGLDNNEFLTYAADRAQRRLSAIESARGRSVADIDVDYSPEVLEDAMGEDDAARLQM encoded by the coding sequence ATGACCCTTATCGAACACAAGGAAGAGGGCCGCCAGGACTTCTCGTCGTTGCGGCAGGGCGGTCTCAACTGGGACTCATTTCCGTTGCGTCTCTTCATCAAAGGGAACGCACGGTTCTGGGACCCGATGGCGATCGACTTCTCCCGGGACGCCCAGGACTGGGTCGAACTGAACGACGAGCAGCGCCGTAGCGCAACCTATCTCGTCAGTCAGTTCATCGCGGGTGAAGAGGCGGTGACCGAGGACATCCAGCCCTTCATGAGGGCGATGGCGACCGAGGGACGCTTCGGCGACGAGATGTACCTGACGCAGTTCTGTTTCGAAGAGGCCAAACACACCCAGGTCTTCCGGATGTGGATGGACTCGGTCGGTCTCCGCGGCGACCTGCAGGCCTTCGTCGCCGAGAATCCCTTCTATCGCCGTTTGTTCTACGAGGAGTTGCCGGAGTCTTTGCACGCTCTGGAACACGATGCGTCGCCGCGCAATCAGATCCGCGCCAGCGTCACCTACAACCACGTCATCGAGGGCAGCCTCGCGCTCACGGGGTATCACGCCTGGCAGAAGGTCTGCACCCGCTTCGACATCTTCCCCGGCATGCAGAAGCTGATCCGGTTCATCGGCGACGACGAGCGGCGCCACATGGCGTGGGGCACCTTCACCTGCCGCCGCCACGTCGCCGCCGACGACTCGCTGTGGGCCACCGTCGGCGAACGCATGGACGAACTCCTCCCCCTGGCTCTCGGCATGATCGACTGGGTCAACCAGCAGTTCGACGAGCAGCCCTTCGGCCTCGACAACAACGAATTCCTCACCTACGCCGCCGACCGCGCCCAACGTCGACTCTCCGCGATCGAATCCGCCCGCGGCCGCTCGGTGGCCGACATCGACGTCGACTACTCCCCCGAGGTCCTCGAGGACGCCATGGGTGAGGACGACGCGGCGCGGTTGCAAATGTAG
- a CDS encoding MMPL family transporter produces MSDKTVSSPRPTRKLRWLIPALLLLGWLIIGGVTGPFAGKLASVASNDNSSFLPASAESTQVQELLTGFQDTDEIPGIVIAERSSGIIPGDLEFLRTTTSELAGTPGFGPAVSPPIPSQDGQAAQVFVPIQSAGEPADTVEILRDKLANAPDGLTVAVTGPAGQVADLGEAFAGIDGLLLLVAGAVVILILIVVYRSPILPFVVVISAVFALGLASGLVYFLTKQGVLDLNGQSQGILFILVFGAATDYALLLVSRYREELIATEDKYAALRQAWRATIEPVAASAGTVIAGVLCLLLSDLNSNKSLGPVAAIGIVASFLASMTFLPAALALLGRSAFWPLRPKYAPETSADSGATHRLWKRIADTVASKPRAIWAGTLIVLLIGAAFAPTFKADGIASTDFFMGSVESVEGAEIQARHFDAGSGTPTYVIADQAAGTAVLEAVRATDGVADAELITEGDAPKVVNGKVAITATLTDNAESLAAQDTVSDIRSAVDSVPNADALVGGTTAIDLDTRETSIHDRNLIIPIVLIVVFLVLVALLRSVLAPAILLATTVLSFATTLGVAALLFNGPFGFPGADPVVPLFAFVFLVALGIDYNIFLMTRVREEALLHGTRIGMIRGLTATGGVITSAGVVLAATFAALAVIPLLFLAQVAFLVAFGVLIDTLIVRTLLVPALTLDIGRKIWWPSALAKKEEPDEAREPVFDKT; encoded by the coding sequence ATGTCGGACAAGACCGTTTCGAGTCCCCGTCCCACCCGCAAACTCCGCTGGCTGATCCCCGCGCTCCTGCTTCTCGGCTGGTTGATCATCGGCGGCGTCACGGGACCGTTCGCCGGCAAGCTGGCGAGCGTCGCGAGCAACGACAACAGCTCGTTCCTTCCCGCGTCGGCCGAGTCGACGCAGGTCCAGGAGCTCCTCACGGGCTTCCAGGACACCGACGAGATCCCCGGCATCGTCATCGCCGAACGTTCGAGCGGCATCATCCCCGGCGACCTCGAGTTCCTGCGCACCACCACGTCCGAGCTGGCCGGCACGCCGGGATTCGGTCCGGCGGTCTCACCGCCGATCCCGTCGCAGGACGGTCAGGCCGCGCAGGTCTTCGTCCCGATCCAGAGCGCCGGTGAGCCCGCCGACACCGTCGAGATCCTGCGCGACAAGCTCGCGAACGCCCCCGACGGCCTGACCGTCGCGGTCACCGGTCCCGCGGGGCAGGTCGCCGACCTCGGCGAGGCCTTCGCCGGCATCGACGGCCTGCTGCTGCTGGTCGCGGGCGCCGTCGTGATCCTGATCCTGATCGTCGTCTACCGCAGCCCGATCCTGCCGTTCGTGGTGGTCATCTCCGCGGTCTTCGCCCTCGGACTCGCGTCGGGGCTCGTCTACTTCCTGACCAAGCAGGGTGTTCTCGACCTCAACGGTCAGAGCCAGGGCATCCTGTTCATCCTGGTCTTCGGCGCGGCGACGGATTACGCGCTGCTGCTCGTGTCCCGGTATCGGGAGGAGCTGATCGCGACCGAGGACAAGTATGCGGCGCTCCGGCAGGCGTGGCGCGCCACGATCGAGCCGGTCGCGGCGTCGGCGGGAACGGTCATCGCCGGTGTGCTGTGTCTGCTGCTGTCCGATCTGAACTCCAACAAGAGTCTCGGCCCGGTCGCCGCGATCGGCATCGTCGCGTCGTTCCTGGCGTCGATGACCTTCCTGCCCGCCGCGCTCGCGCTCCTCGGCCGGTCCGCGTTCTGGCCGCTGCGCCCCAAGTACGCTCCCGAGACCTCGGCCGACAGCGGTGCCACCCACCGTCTGTGGAAGCGCATCGCGGACACCGTCGCCTCCAAGCCGCGCGCCATCTGGGCCGGCACGCTGATCGTGCTGCTCATCGGCGCGGCGTTCGCCCCGACCTTCAAGGCCGACGGCATCGCCTCGACCGATTTCTTCATGGGATCGGTCGAGTCCGTGGAGGGCGCCGAGATCCAGGCGAGGCACTTCGACGCCGGTAGCGGCACGCCCACCTACGTCATCGCCGATCAGGCCGCCGGAACCGCCGTACTCGAGGCGGTTCGTGCGACCGATGGGGTGGCAGATGCCGAACTGATCACCGAGGGCGACGCCCCGAAGGTCGTCAACGGCAAGGTCGCGATCACCGCGACGCTGACCGACAACGCGGAGTCGCTCGCCGCGCAGGACACCGTCTCCGACATCCGCTCGGCGGTGGACTCGGTTCCGAACGCCGACGCGCTGGTCGGCGGTACCACCGCCATCGATCTCGACACCCGCGAGACTTCGATCCACGACCGCAACCTGATCATCCCGATAGTGCTGATCGTCGTGTTCCTCGTGCTGGTCGCGCTGCTCCGCAGCGTCCTGGCGCCGGCGATCCTGCTGGCGACCACGGTGTTGTCGTTCGCGACCACACTGGGCGTGGCGGCACTGCTGTTCAACGGCCCGTTCGGCTTCCCCGGCGCCGATCCGGTGGTTCCGCTGTTCGCCTTCGTGTTCCTGGTGGCGCTCGGCATCGACTACAACATCTTCCTGATGACCCGCGTGCGGGAGGAAGCGCTTCTGCACGGGACCCGCATCGGCATGATCCGCGGACTCACCGCGACCGGCGGCGTCATCACCTCGGCCGGTGTGGTGCTGGCGGCGACCTTCGCGGCACTCGCCGTGATCCCGCTGCTGTTCCTCGCACAGGTCGCGTTCCTGGTGGCGTTCGGTGTCCTCATCGACACCCTGATCGTGCGCACCCTCCTGGTTCCCGCCCTGACCCTCGACATCGGTCGCAAGATCTGGTGGCCCAGCGCGCTCGCGAAGAAGGAGGAGCCGGACGAGGCCCGGGAGCCGGTCTTCGACAAGACGTAA
- a CDS encoding NDMA-dependent alcohol dehydrogenase → MKTKGAVLRNPGEKWQIEEFELGDPVAGEVQVKLVSSGLCHSDHHLRTGDSPAPMPVLGGHEGAGVVTKVGPGVTNLKEGDHVVTAFIPACGTCEPCSRGQQNICDEGARLLTGLSIADDTNRAHTHDGLPLVQMCMLGTFAPYITVNQASLVKIEDDIPLQAAALLGCGVATGWGSAVEIGGTHAGDTVVVVGIGGVGINSIQGAAAAGARHVIAVDPVPFKLQMAEKLGATHTFPSMEAALEAIGDITWGKMANTTILTVGEIDGSMIAPALALTGKGGQVVVVGMGNFQSMDAQMNLFDLTLMQKRVQGAIFGGASPRTQVPALLNEYRAGKLNLDDLVTNTYRLDQINEAYDDMLAGNNIRGMIVYGDDDY, encoded by the coding sequence GTGAAGACCAAGGGTGCAGTTCTCCGTAATCCGGGCGAGAAGTGGCAGATCGAGGAGTTCGAACTCGGTGATCCGGTGGCGGGCGAGGTCCAGGTCAAGCTCGTGAGCTCGGGCCTGTGCCACAGCGACCACCACCTCCGCACCGGCGACAGCCCCGCGCCGATGCCGGTCCTCGGCGGTCACGAGGGTGCCGGCGTCGTGACCAAGGTCGGCCCGGGCGTCACGAACCTCAAGGAAGGCGACCACGTCGTCACCGCGTTCATCCCGGCCTGTGGAACCTGTGAGCCGTGTTCGCGCGGACAGCAGAACATCTGCGACGAGGGCGCTCGGCTGCTGACCGGTCTCTCGATCGCCGACGACACGAACCGTGCGCACACGCACGATGGACTCCCGCTCGTCCAGATGTGCATGCTCGGCACGTTCGCGCCGTACATCACCGTCAACCAGGCTTCGTTGGTGAAGATCGAGGACGACATCCCGCTGCAGGCCGCGGCACTCCTCGGGTGTGGCGTGGCCACCGGTTGGGGCTCGGCGGTCGAGATCGGCGGGACCCATGCCGGCGACACGGTCGTCGTGGTCGGTATCGGCGGTGTCGGCATCAACTCGATCCAGGGCGCGGCCGCGGCCGGTGCGCGCCACGTCATCGCCGTCGACCCCGTCCCCTTCAAACTGCAGATGGCCGAGAAACTCGGTGCGACGCACACCTTCCCGTCGATGGAGGCGGCGCTGGAGGCGATCGGCGACATCACCTGGGGCAAGATGGCCAACACCACCATCCTCACCGTCGGTGAGATCGACGGCTCGATGATCGCGCCCGCTCTGGCCCTCACCGGCAAGGGCGGACAGGTCGTCGTCGTGGGTATGGGCAACTTCCAGTCCATGGACGCCCAGATGAACCTCTTCGACCTCACGCTCATGCAGAAGCGGGTGCAGGGTGCGATCTTCGGTGGTGCCAGCCCGCGAACCCAGGTTCCGGCGCTGCTCAACGAGTACCGGGCGGGCAAGCTCAACCTCGACGACCTGGTGACCAACACCTACCGGCTCGACCAGATCAACGAGGCCTACGACGACATGCTGGCGGGCAACAACATTCGCGGCATGATCGTCTACGGGGACGATGACTACTGA
- a CDS encoding potassium channel family protein, whose protein sequence is MTDASGDGGPQDGAPAPAPGSQPDAFVLAKGRDLTVALLRPVGAAVVLLVGYFLLPINRDSDLNVLGMIVGATLLVSFCVWEVRKFTRSNHPVATAMEMLVALASFYVVAFATTYYLFSEYDSGSFNEYLTRVDALYFCLTVFTTTGFGDIAADSQGARIAVSIQMASTLVLLGLGLRFLNLLINQRRQATAG, encoded by the coding sequence GTGACCGACGCATCCGGCGACGGCGGCCCTCAGGACGGCGCCCCGGCGCCGGCACCGGGGTCGCAGCCGGATGCCTTTGTCCTGGCGAAGGGCCGTGACCTCACGGTCGCCCTGCTCCGACCGGTCGGTGCCGCTGTCGTCCTGCTGGTCGGCTACTTCCTGTTGCCGATCAACCGGGACAGCGATCTCAACGTCCTCGGGATGATCGTGGGCGCGACCCTGCTCGTGTCGTTCTGCGTGTGGGAGGTCCGGAAGTTCACCCGGTCCAACCACCCGGTCGCGACCGCCATGGAGATGCTGGTCGCCCTGGCGAGCTTCTACGTCGTCGCATTCGCCACCACGTATTACCTGTTCTCCGAATACGATTCGGGCAGTTTCAACGAATACCTCACCCGCGTGGATGCTCTCTATTTCTGCCTGACCGTGTTCACGACGACGGGTTTCGGTGACATCGCGGCGGATTCGCAGGGTGCGCGGATCGCGGTCTCGATCCAGATGGCCAGCACGCTGGTGCTCCTCGGACTCGGCCTGAGATTCCTCAACCTGCTGATCAATCAGCGACGCCAGGCCACCGCAGGGTGA
- a CDS encoding M13 family metallopeptidase — protein sequence MERVTASNTDLKSGLDLEWVDDSVRIQDDLFAHVNGKWLESHVIPDDRSVDGAFHVLRDNSEENVRDIITECAESSPASGSDAQKIGDLYASFMDTDHIEALGIGPITGELEKIAAIDSVDALARRIGRLQRHGAGGLFGYYVDTDAKKSDRYLVHVTQSGLGLPDESYYREDKHADTRTAYVAHVERMFALAGFDDAAARAATILDLETAIAAEHWDVVKRRDAELTYNLMTLDEFSSTADAFPIGEWLGGLGTTGDPTFAEVVVAQPSFVSGASALIASRPLEEWKTWLTWRLLRSAASYLSSDFVDESFDFYGRTLTGAETIRDRWKRGVGFVEGAMGFAVGKLYVAKHFPPEAKARMDELIANLVKAYRRNISDLPWMTPDTREKALAKLEKFTPKIGYPAKWRDYSALSVDRGDLIGNVARASSFEQDREFAKIGGPVDHDEWFMTPQTVNAYYNPGMNEIVFPAAILQPPFFDPEADDAVNYGGIGAVIGHEIGHGFDDQGAKYDGDGNLVDWWTDADRTEFSSRTRKLIDQYGEFTPTGLDPEHKVNGDFTIGENIGDLGGLSIALVAYEIATEGTEPPVIDGLTGTQRVFFSWAQIWRTKTRDAEAIRRLSIDPHSPPEFRCNGVVRNMDAFYEAFDVKSGDALYLDEEQRVRIW from the coding sequence ATGGAGCGCGTGACTGCTTCGAATACCGATCTCAAGTCCGGACTCGACCTCGAGTGGGTCGACGATTCCGTCCGCATCCAGGACGATCTGTTCGCCCACGTCAACGGCAAGTGGCTGGAGTCGCACGTCATCCCCGACGACCGCTCTGTCGACGGCGCGTTCCACGTCCTGCGCGACAACTCCGAGGAGAACGTCCGCGACATCATCACCGAGTGTGCGGAGTCGAGCCCCGCGAGCGGCTCCGACGCACAGAAGATCGGCGACCTCTACGCGTCGTTCATGGACACCGACCACATCGAGGCGCTCGGCATCGGCCCGATCACCGGTGAGCTCGAGAAGATAGCGGCCATCGACTCGGTGGACGCGCTCGCCCGACGCATCGGCCGACTGCAGCGTCACGGCGCCGGCGGACTGTTCGGCTACTACGTCGACACCGACGCCAAGAAGTCCGACCGCTACCTGGTGCATGTTACCCAGTCCGGCCTCGGGTTGCCCGACGAGTCCTACTACCGCGAGGACAAGCACGCGGACACCCGCACCGCCTACGTGGCGCACGTGGAGCGGATGTTCGCCCTCGCCGGCTTCGACGACGCGGCCGCCCGCGCCGCGACGATCCTCGATCTCGAGACCGCCATCGCCGCCGAACACTGGGACGTCGTCAAGCGTCGTGATGCCGAACTCACCTACAACCTGATGACGCTGGACGAATTCTCGTCCACCGCCGACGCTTTCCCGATCGGCGAGTGGCTGGGCGGCCTGGGCACCACCGGCGACCCGACCTTCGCCGAGGTCGTCGTCGCGCAGCCGTCCTTCGTGTCGGGAGCATCGGCACTCATCGCCTCCCGTCCGCTCGAGGAGTGGAAGACCTGGCTCACGTGGCGTCTCCTGCGGTCCGCCGCGTCGTACCTGTCGTCGGACTTCGTCGACGAGAGCTTCGACTTCTACGGCCGCACGCTGACGGGCGCGGAGACCATCCGCGACCGCTGGAAGCGCGGCGTCGGCTTCGTCGAGGGCGCGATGGGCTTCGCGGTCGGCAAACTCTATGTGGCCAAGCACTTCCCGCCGGAGGCGAAGGCACGTATGGACGAGCTCATCGCCAACCTGGTGAAGGCCTACCGCCGCAACATCTCCGACCTCCCGTGGATGACCCCGGACACCCGGGAGAAGGCCCTCGCGAAGCTCGAGAAGTTCACCCCCAAGATCGGCTACCCCGCCAAGTGGCGCGACTACAGCGCCCTGAGCGTCGACCGAGGCGACCTCATCGGGAACGTCGCGCGCGCATCGTCGTTCGAGCAGGACCGTGAGTTCGCCAAGATCGGCGGACCGGTCGACCACGACGAATGGTTCATGACGCCACAGACGGTCAACGCCTACTACAACCCGGGCATGAACGAGATCGTCTTCCCCGCCGCCATCCTGCAACCGCCGTTCTTCGATCCCGAGGCCGACGACGCGGTCAACTACGGCGGTATCGGCGCGGTCATCGGCCACGAGATCGGCCACGGCTTCGACGACCAGGGCGCCAAATACGACGGCGACGGCAACCTCGTCGACTGGTGGACCGACGCCGACCGCACCGAGTTCTCCTCACGCACACGCAAACTCATCGATCAGTACGGCGAGTTCACCCCCACCGGCCTGGACCCCGAGCACAAGGTCAACGGCGACTTCACCATCGGCGAGAACATCGGCGACCTCGGCGGGCTGTCGATCGCGCTCGTCGCCTATGAGATCGCAACTGAGGGAACCGAACCCCCGGTGATCGACGGGCTGACGGGTACGCAGCGGGTGTTCTTCAGCTGGGCGCAGATCTGGCGCACCAAGACCCGCGACGCCGAGGCGATCCGCCGCCTGTCCATCGACCCGCATTCGCCGCCGGAGTTCCGGTGCAACGGCGTCGTGCGCAACATGGATGCGTTCTACGAGGCCTTCGACGTGAAGTCGGGCGACGCGCTCTATCTGGATGAAGAGCAGAGAGTCCGGATCTGGTGA
- a CDS encoding dihydrolipoyl dehydrogenase family protein has translation MVGDASYDVVVIGGGPVGENAADYAIRGSDRTAAIVEHELMGGECSYWACMPSKALLGPGNALDEARSLAGSRERASASNPEPAGVLGWRDTVTGRLDDAAATHDDTGQVRWANGAGIEVIRGHGRIVGEKQVRVGDRLITAREAVVVATGSTASVPPIPGLREALPWTSRDATNILEIPERVVVLGGGVVACEAATWLLDLGVRSLVMAIRGDRLLPRMEPFASERVADALRARGVDIRFGTTIEAVERTDATASGYGRLHGGPAVVRLAGDGAGELTVDEILVAAGRSPATTDVGLDALGLEAKGPLTADDHLTVPGHPWLYSVGDVNGRNALTHMGKYQARVAGDVIAARAEGRELDGAKYVASSDHAAVPQVVFTRPEISSVGLTRSQAEDAGLDVRVAEGDISVAGSYLLGFDYSGHASLVVDAARDVLVGATFVGGGTAELVHSATVAIVGEVPLSRLWHAVPSYPTVSEVWLRLLDQLR, from the coding sequence ATGGTGGGAGATGCCAGCTATGACGTCGTCGTGATCGGCGGCGGGCCGGTGGGCGAGAACGCCGCCGACTACGCGATACGGGGAAGCGACCGCACCGCCGCGATCGTCGAACACGAACTGATGGGCGGGGAGTGCTCCTACTGGGCGTGCATGCCGAGCAAGGCGCTTCTCGGACCCGGCAACGCCCTCGACGAGGCGCGCTCGCTGGCCGGGTCCCGTGAACGGGCGTCGGCGTCGAATCCGGAACCGGCCGGCGTCCTCGGGTGGCGGGACACCGTCACCGGCCGTCTCGACGACGCTGCCGCTACCCACGACGACACCGGTCAGGTGCGGTGGGCCAACGGCGCCGGGATCGAGGTGATCCGCGGTCACGGCCGGATCGTCGGCGAGAAACAGGTCCGCGTCGGTGACCGGCTGATCACCGCGCGTGAGGCGGTGGTCGTCGCAACCGGCAGTACCGCATCGGTCCCGCCCATCCCGGGACTCCGCGAGGCGCTGCCGTGGACATCGCGCGATGCGACCAACATCCTCGAGATCCCGGAGCGGGTGGTGGTGCTCGGCGGTGGCGTGGTGGCCTGTGAGGCCGCGACGTGGCTGCTCGACCTCGGGGTGCGCAGCCTGGTGATGGCCATTCGTGGGGACCGGCTGCTGCCCAGGATGGAACCCTTTGCCTCGGAACGGGTTGCCGACGCGCTGCGGGCTCGTGGCGTCGACATCCGCTTCGGGACGACGATCGAGGCGGTCGAACGAACCGACGCAACTGCCTCGGGATACGGGCGACTGCACGGCGGCCCGGCGGTCGTCCGGCTCGCGGGCGACGGCGCGGGGGAGCTCACCGTCGACGAGATCCTGGTCGCGGCCGGAAGGTCGCCGGCGACAACCGATGTGGGCCTCGACGCGCTCGGGCTGGAGGCGAAGGGGCCGCTGACGGCCGACGACCACCTGACGGTGCCGGGCCATCCGTGGCTGTACTCGGTCGGAGATGTCAACGGCCGCAACGCGTTGACCCACATGGGCAAGTATCAGGCGCGGGTCGCCGGTGACGTCATCGCCGCCCGGGCGGAGGGCAGGGAACTCGACGGGGCGAAATATGTGGCGAGTTCGGACCACGCCGCGGTTCCGCAGGTGGTGTTCACCAGGCCGGAGATCTCCTCGGTCGGGCTGACCCGGTCTCAGGCGGAGGACGCAGGCCTCGACGTGCGCGTCGCCGAGGGGGACATCTCGGTCGCCGGGTCGTACCTGCTGGGATTCGACTACTCGGGGCATGCGTCCCTCGTCGTCGACGCTGCGCGGGACGTTCTCGTGGGCGCGACGTTCGTCGGGGGTGGGACGGCCGAACTCGTGCACTCGGCGACGGTCGCGATCGTCGGTGAGGTGCCGCTGTCGCGGCTGTGGCATGCGGTCCCGTCGTATCCGACGGTCAGCGAGGTGTGGTTGCGGTTGCTGGACCAGTTGCGCTGA